A genomic window from Arthrobacter globiformis includes:
- a CDS encoding MFS transporter, whose protein sequence is MPTDRSTTDSSAGARNASGTNQAAPRGAKKPKLLARRRLKVSDVNVVDQPMLKKALGGTIVGNTMEWYDVGVFGYLITTMGPVFLPEADKSVQTLFLLGTFAATFIARPLGGVVFGWLGDKIGRQKVLAATLMLMAASTFAVGLLPGYAQIGMWAAALLVVLKLVQGFSTGGEYAGATTFVSEYSPDKRRGFFASFLDMGSYLGFALGAALVSALQLTLGQAAMEDWGWRLPFLIAGPLGLIAVYFRSKIEESPQFQATLDAQEELAKDAAAGDEAAAKGPVGIVKAYWRSIIVAMILVAAANTAGYALTSYMPTYLTESKGYDPVHGTLLTIPVLVVMSLCIPLTGKLSDRIGRRPVLWIGAVSTVVLAAPAFMLIGIGSVWSTLAGLSLIAFPVTFYVANLASALPAQFPTASRYGAMGIAYNFSVAIFGGTTPFIVDALINATGNDMMPAYYLMATSAVGAVAIYFLKESAQRPLPGSMPSVDTPAEARELVATQDENPLIDLDELPFETIDELDRDLDEDLDKDLDDELNKVPARA, encoded by the coding sequence ATGCCCACAGACCGAAGCACGACCGACTCTTCAGCAGGCGCCAGGAACGCCAGCGGAACCAACCAGGCCGCACCCCGGGGTGCGAAGAAACCAAAGCTGCTCGCGCGGCGCCGGCTCAAGGTATCCGACGTTAACGTCGTCGACCAGCCCATGCTCAAGAAGGCCCTCGGCGGCACGATCGTGGGCAACACCATGGAGTGGTACGACGTCGGCGTGTTCGGCTACCTCATCACCACCATGGGGCCCGTGTTCCTGCCGGAAGCTGACAAGAGCGTGCAGACGCTGTTCCTCCTTGGCACGTTCGCTGCCACCTTCATCGCCCGCCCGCTCGGCGGCGTCGTGTTCGGCTGGCTGGGCGATAAGATCGGCCGCCAGAAAGTCCTCGCGGCCACGCTGATGCTGATGGCGGCGAGCACCTTCGCCGTCGGCCTGCTGCCCGGCTACGCGCAGATCGGGATGTGGGCAGCGGCCCTCCTGGTGGTGCTCAAGCTCGTGCAGGGCTTCTCCACCGGCGGCGAATACGCTGGCGCCACCACCTTTGTGAGCGAGTACTCGCCTGACAAGCGCCGCGGCTTCTTTGCCAGCTTCCTGGACATGGGCAGCTACCTCGGCTTCGCCCTGGGCGCCGCGCTGGTGTCCGCGCTGCAGCTGACCCTGGGCCAGGCCGCCATGGAGGACTGGGGCTGGCGCCTGCCGTTCCTGATCGCGGGTCCCCTGGGCCTGATCGCCGTGTACTTCCGGAGCAAGATTGAGGAGTCGCCCCAGTTCCAGGCCACCCTGGACGCCCAGGAGGAACTCGCCAAGGATGCTGCCGCCGGTGATGAGGCTGCCGCAAAGGGGCCCGTAGGCATCGTCAAGGCTTACTGGCGCTCGATCATCGTGGCCATGATCCTCGTGGCGGCGGCTAACACCGCCGGCTACGCGCTGACGTCCTACATGCCCACCTACCTCACCGAATCCAAGGGGTACGACCCCGTCCACGGCACGCTGCTCACCATCCCGGTGCTCGTGGTCATGAGCCTCTGCATTCCGCTGACCGGCAAGCTCTCTGACCGCATCGGCCGCCGCCCGGTTCTCTGGATCGGTGCCGTCAGCACCGTGGTCCTGGCCGCCCCGGCGTTCATGCTGATCGGCATCGGCAGCGTCTGGTCAACCCTGGCCGGCCTGTCGCTGATCGCATTCCCCGTGACCTTCTACGTTGCGAACCTCGCCTCGGCGCTGCCGGCACAGTTCCCCACCGCCAGCCGCTACGGCGCCATGGGCATTGCCTACAACTTCTCTGTGGCAATCTTCGGCGGCACCACACCGTTCATCGTGGATGCCCTCATCAACGCCACCGGCAACGACATGATGCCTGCCTACTACCTGATGGCCACTTCGGCTGTTGGTGCCGTAGCGATCTACTTCCTCAAGGAATCCGCCCAGCGCCCGCTGCCCGGCTCCATGCCCAGCGTGGACACCCCGGCGGAGGCCCGTGAACTGGTGGCCACCCAGGACGAGAACCCGCTGATCGATCTCGACGAACTGCCGTTCGAGACCATCGATGAACTCGACAGGGATCTGGATGAGGACCTGGATAAGGACCTCGACGACGAACTGAACAAGGTGCCCGCCCGCGCCTGA
- the ku gene encoding non-homologous end joining protein Ku, whose amino-acid sequence MRAIWKGAIAFGLVNVPVKVYSATEDHDISLHQVHNADGGRIRYQRRCEVCSEIVDYSDIEKAYEDDGRTVILTKEELKSIPAENSHEIEVVQFVPSEQLDPIMFEKSYYLEPDSKSPKAYMLLRRALEDTERVAVVQFALRDKTRLGALRIRDDVLMLQALLWADEVRDASFPSLDTSIRISAQEREMSAALVESMASDFEPEQFTDDYQAQLRQLIEAKLEKGDALDTEETFGAEAEGGKGEVIDLMEALKRSLDKKRGGGAAAQETSEDDSSEDEPSGPAKRSGRSSSRSSTAQKDAEDSDAETAKSGTARTRSKTAGAAKTSAASKTSTASKTSAASKTGTASKTGTASATKTASKTGAGSKTGAASKTDTAAKPTAKAARKGA is encoded by the coding sequence ATGAGAGCCATTTGGAAAGGCGCCATCGCGTTCGGGCTGGTCAACGTCCCGGTGAAGGTCTACAGCGCCACCGAGGACCACGACATCAGCCTCCATCAGGTGCACAACGCCGACGGCGGCCGGATCCGCTACCAGCGCCGCTGTGAGGTCTGCAGCGAGATCGTCGACTACTCCGACATTGAGAAGGCCTACGAGGACGACGGCCGGACAGTGATCCTCACCAAGGAGGAGCTCAAGTCCATTCCCGCAGAGAACAGCCACGAAATCGAAGTGGTGCAGTTCGTCCCCTCCGAACAGCTCGACCCCATCATGTTCGAGAAGAGCTATTACCTGGAGCCGGATTCCAAGTCGCCCAAGGCCTACATGCTGCTGCGCCGGGCCCTGGAGGACACCGAGCGCGTGGCCGTGGTGCAGTTCGCGCTGCGGGACAAGACCCGGCTGGGTGCTTTGCGGATCCGGGACGACGTCCTGATGCTGCAGGCGCTGCTGTGGGCGGATGAGGTCCGGGACGCCTCGTTCCCTTCCCTGGACACGTCCATCCGCATCTCCGCGCAGGAACGGGAGATGTCCGCCGCGCTGGTGGAGTCCATGGCCTCCGACTTCGAGCCCGAGCAGTTCACCGACGACTACCAGGCCCAGCTCCGGCAGCTTATCGAGGCAAAACTGGAAAAGGGCGATGCGCTGGACACCGAAGAGACGTTCGGTGCCGAGGCCGAGGGTGGCAAGGGAGAAGTCATCGACCTGATGGAGGCCCTGAAACGCAGCCTCGACAAGAAGCGCGGGGGAGGGGCGGCCGCACAGGAGACCTCTGAAGACGACTCGTCCGAGGACGAACCGTCCGGTCCGGCAAAGCGCAGCGGCCGCAGCAGCAGCCGGAGCAGCACCGCCCAAAAGGACGCCGAAGATTCCGACGCCGAAACTGCCAAGAGCGGTACCGCCAGGACCCGCAGCAAGACCGCCGGCGCCGCTAAGACGAGTGCTGCGTCCAAGACCAGTACCGCTTCCAAGACCAGCGCTGCATCGAAAACCGGCACAGCGTCGAAAACAGGTACGGCGTCGGCGACAAAGACCGCCTCCAAGACCGGCGCCGGTTCCAAAACCGGCGCTGCCTCGAAGACCGATACCGCTGCCAAGCCCACGGCGAAGGCCGCGCGGAAGGGCGCCTGA
- a CDS encoding SDR family NAD(P)-dependent oxidoreductase, which translates to MTPNTARPTALVTGATAGLGAEFARQLAEKGNNLVLVARDTARLQSTADELQRRYGTTAEVLTADLTDDGGVAAVVGRLSDASRPVDVLVNNAGIGLLHNFDENPIEDERKHLKLHVQTAMELSHAALQGMLARGSGRIINVASVAAFLPRGSYSAAKAWLLSFSRWANLAYSPRGVKVTAVCPGFVHTEFHDRMGMDKSVAPGWTWLRPGRVVREALADNERGKAVSIPTKRYKVLAAVVRVVPDRFTAGPPRRPQEPGVGSAASG; encoded by the coding sequence ATGACGCCGAACACCGCCAGACCCACAGCCCTCGTCACCGGCGCCACCGCGGGACTTGGCGCCGAATTTGCCCGCCAGCTTGCCGAAAAGGGAAACAACCTGGTGCTCGTGGCGCGCGATACGGCACGGCTGCAGTCCACAGCGGATGAGCTGCAGCGGCGGTACGGAACCACGGCGGAGGTGCTGACCGCGGACCTGACCGACGACGGCGGCGTGGCCGCCGTCGTCGGACGCCTTTCCGACGCCTCGCGGCCGGTGGATGTGCTGGTGAACAACGCCGGAATCGGGCTGCTGCACAACTTCGACGAGAACCCGATCGAGGACGAGCGGAAGCACCTGAAGCTGCACGTGCAGACGGCCATGGAGCTCAGCCACGCCGCCCTGCAGGGCATGCTGGCCCGCGGTTCCGGCCGGATCATCAACGTGGCCAGTGTGGCGGCTTTCCTTCCCCGCGGTTCCTACTCGGCGGCGAAGGCCTGGCTGCTCAGCTTCAGCCGCTGGGCGAACCTCGCCTACTCGCCCCGCGGCGTTAAGGTAACCGCCGTCTGCCCGGGATTTGTCCACACCGAGTTCCATGACCGGATGGGGATGGACAAGTCCGTGGCCCCGGGCTGGACGTGGCTGCGGCCGGGGCGCGTGGTCCGGGAAGCGCTGGCCGACAATGAGCGCGGAAAGGCTGTTTCCATCCCGACCAAGCGCTACAAGGTGCTGGCCGCCGTCGTCCGCGTGGTGCCGGACAGGTTTACGGCCGGGCCGCCGCGCCGGCCGCAGGAGCCGGGCGTCGGTTCCGCCGCGAGCGGATAA
- a CDS encoding SRPBCC family protein codes for METLQESVDVEVPVSTAYNQWTQFESFPRFMKGVESVEQIDETSLHFRTSVAGVRREYDAQILEQTPDRCIAWVSKDKPRNAGRVTFENLGEDLCRVNVELEWEPESLLERAGAAAHVDEQQVSSDLMRFKEFIETRGIETGAWRAAVDRGEVDSPGAH; via the coding sequence GTGGAAACCTTGCAGGAAAGCGTGGACGTCGAGGTGCCAGTCAGCACGGCCTACAACCAGTGGACACAGTTCGAATCGTTTCCCCGTTTCATGAAGGGCGTCGAGTCCGTGGAGCAGATCGATGAAACATCCCTCCATTTCCGCACCAGCGTGGCGGGCGTCAGGCGCGAATACGACGCACAGATCCTGGAACAGACGCCGGACCGGTGCATTGCCTGGGTCAGCAAGGACAAGCCCCGCAACGCCGGCCGAGTCACGTTCGAGAACCTGGGCGAGGACCTCTGCCGCGTGAACGTGGAACTCGAATGGGAGCCCGAGAGCCTGCTGGAAAGGGCCGGAGCCGCCGCCCACGTTGATGAGCAGCAGGTGTCCTCCGACCTGATGCGGTTCAAGGAGTTCATCGAAACCCGCGGCATCGAGACGGGCGCCTGGCGAGCCGCGGTGGACCGCGGCGAAGTGGACAGTCCGGGAGCCCACTGA
- a CDS encoding ATP-dependent DNA ligase has protein sequence MAGGKERVRVGGRELTLTNLDKVMYPATGTTKADVIAYYAAVAPVLIPAARNRPATRKRWVHGVGTEAQPGEMFFQKNLDDSAPGWVPRAAITHKSNTNYYPLVNDPATLTWLAQIASLEIHVPQWTVDSHGSALPPDRLVLDLDPGEGAGLPECVEVAKLARTILQDVGLEPVPVTSGSKGIHLYAVLKGTQTSDEVSAFARELARALEADHPDLAVSDMKKTLRTGKVLVDWSQNNAAKTTIVPYSLRGRLHPTVAAPRTWRELSSPSLKHLDYEEVMRRVAAGKDPFAPVSAGTGHPVPAHAVHPGTTHAAPEPPKTAGSRSGGHADPRLNKYRSLRDQGKTPEPFTAEEHHAAKSNGVPAQAGKEIFVIQEHHASRLHYDFRLEHEGVLVSWALPKGVPESGDKNHLAVQTEDHPMDYADFEGDIPKGEYGAGSVSIWDKGVYELEKWVNGKEVIATLTGREGGGLSGSKRFALIHTGKGQGEESQWLIHLMDRVPGARKRPGGTREPAGAKEPASPARTAASRPAAPRRDSLQEDPAPMLASAGTPADLHGSDWLFELKWDGIRALVVADGDRIRLLSRNGNDMSASYPEFTDRSCWPPQDFIADGEIIAVGPSGTPDFGLLQGRMKLTRPGDVKRARAAIPVRMMLFDLLADGGDDLRRLSLRKRRERLADFFKPADCPVELSETLDDRVEHILESARELGLEGVMAKRADSRYVSGQRTHTWIKLKIEKTQEVVVGGWRPGRGDRSNTVGSLLIGIPEGKALRYVGRVGSGFSMRELEELRKKMEGLARKTSPFDDVPSADAADAHWVNPALVGEVTFGEWTGSGKLRHPVWRGWRLDKEPAEVVTESPQP, from the coding sequence ATGGCCGGCGGTAAGGAACGCGTGCGGGTCGGCGGCCGCGAACTGACCCTGACCAACCTCGACAAAGTGATGTATCCCGCCACCGGCACCACCAAGGCGGACGTCATCGCCTATTACGCCGCTGTGGCCCCGGTGCTGATCCCCGCCGCCAGAAACCGGCCGGCAACCCGCAAAAGATGGGTGCACGGGGTAGGAACCGAGGCGCAGCCCGGCGAGATGTTTTTCCAGAAGAACCTGGACGACTCTGCCCCGGGCTGGGTGCCCCGCGCCGCCATCACGCACAAGAGCAACACCAACTACTATCCGCTGGTTAATGATCCTGCCACCCTCACCTGGCTGGCGCAGATCGCCTCGCTGGAGATCCACGTGCCGCAGTGGACAGTGGACTCCCACGGCAGTGCCCTGCCTCCCGACCGGCTGGTCCTGGACCTCGATCCCGGGGAGGGCGCGGGACTGCCTGAATGCGTGGAGGTGGCCAAGTTGGCCCGGACCATCCTGCAGGACGTGGGACTTGAGCCGGTTCCGGTCACCAGCGGCAGCAAGGGGATCCACCTGTACGCGGTCCTGAAAGGTACGCAGACCTCGGATGAGGTGTCAGCTTTCGCCCGTGAACTGGCGCGGGCGCTGGAGGCCGACCACCCGGACCTGGCCGTCAGTGACATGAAGAAGACCCTCCGGACCGGCAAGGTCCTGGTGGACTGGAGCCAGAACAACGCCGCGAAGACCACCATCGTTCCGTATTCGCTCCGCGGGCGCTTGCACCCCACCGTGGCGGCTCCGCGGACCTGGCGGGAGTTGAGCTCGCCGTCGCTCAAGCATCTGGACTATGAGGAGGTCATGCGCCGGGTGGCGGCCGGCAAGGACCCCTTCGCCCCGGTCAGTGCGGGCACCGGCCACCCCGTCCCCGCTCATGCTGTCCACCCCGGCACCACCCACGCAGCCCCCGAGCCTCCGAAAACAGCCGGATCGCGCAGCGGCGGGCACGCGGACCCTCGGCTGAACAAGTACCGGTCCCTGCGCGACCAGGGCAAGACGCCCGAGCCGTTCACCGCGGAAGAGCACCACGCGGCAAAAAGCAACGGCGTACCGGCGCAGGCGGGCAAGGAGATCTTCGTCATCCAGGAACACCACGCAAGCCGGCTCCACTATGACTTCCGGCTGGAGCACGAGGGCGTGCTTGTCTCCTGGGCGCTGCCAAAGGGTGTGCCGGAGTCAGGGGACAAAAACCATCTGGCGGTACAGACCGAAGACCACCCCATGGACTACGCCGATTTTGAAGGCGACATCCCCAAGGGCGAGTACGGTGCGGGCAGTGTGAGCATCTGGGACAAGGGCGTCTATGAGCTCGAGAAATGGGTCAACGGCAAGGAAGTCATTGCCACGCTGACGGGCCGTGAGGGCGGCGGGCTAAGCGGCAGCAAGAGGTTCGCCCTGATCCACACGGGGAAGGGCCAGGGCGAGGAGTCACAATGGCTCATCCATCTGATGGACAGGGTTCCAGGGGCACGGAAAAGGCCGGGTGGCACCAGGGAACCGGCTGGCGCCAAAGAACCGGCCAGCCCTGCCCGCACGGCAGCTTCCAGGCCGGCAGCACCGCGACGGGATAGCCTCCAGGAGGACCCGGCCCCCATGCTGGCCTCGGCGGGCACCCCGGCGGATTTGCACGGCAGCGACTGGCTCTTCGAACTCAAATGGGACGGGATCCGTGCGCTCGTAGTGGCGGACGGCGACCGGATCCGGCTCCTGAGCCGCAACGGCAACGACATGTCGGCCAGTTATCCCGAATTCACGGACCGGAGCTGCTGGCCACCGCAGGACTTCATCGCGGATGGCGAGATTATCGCCGTCGGGCCTTCCGGCACGCCTGACTTCGGGCTCCTGCAGGGCAGGATGAAGCTGACCAGGCCGGGCGACGTGAAACGTGCCCGTGCTGCCATCCCGGTCCGGATGATGCTCTTTGACCTGTTGGCCGATGGCGGCGACGACCTGCGCAGGCTTTCCCTGCGGAAACGGCGGGAACGCCTCGCTGACTTTTTCAAGCCCGCCGATTGCCCGGTGGAACTATCGGAGACCCTGGACGACAGGGTGGAACACATCCTGGAAAGCGCCCGCGAGCTGGGCCTGGAGGGCGTGATGGCAAAGCGGGCGGACAGCCGCTACGTGAGCGGGCAGCGGACCCACACGTGGATCAAGCTCAAGATCGAGAAGACCCAGGAAGTGGTGGTGGGCGGCTGGCGCCCCGGCAGGGGCGACAGGTCCAACACCGTGGGCTCCCTCCTGATCGGCATTCCGGAGGGCAAAGCGCTGCGGTATGTGGGCCGTGTGGGAAGCGGCTTCAGCATGCGTGAACTGGAGGAACTGCGGAAAAAGATGGAGGGGCTGGCCCGGAAGACGTCGCCGTTCGATGACGTTCCCTCGGCGGACGCGGCAGACGCGCACTGGGTGAACCCCGCCCTGGTGGGTGAGGTGACCTTCGGTGAATGGACCGGAAGCGGCAAGCTCCGGCATCCGGTGTGGCGCGGCTGGCGGCTGGACAAGGAACCGGCGGAGGTAGTGACGGAATCCCCGCAACCTTGA
- a CDS encoding DUF2231 domain-containing protein, with product MDYEISGLPMHVLLVHATVVFVPLAALCTLLSLLWPAARRRLGIVTPLIALLALVLVPVTAAAGAWLLDRIDPTPRINAHMQLAGTLLPWVVGVFLVALAQWLWFRYGTTQAEGMRRRMGTAGSRIAGIVAVVVALVLCGGAVATVAVIGESGSRAVWEGSFRTGAED from the coding sequence ATGGACTACGAGATCAGCGGTCTGCCGATGCATGTGTTGCTCGTTCACGCCACGGTGGTCTTCGTTCCGTTGGCGGCCCTTTGCACGCTGCTCAGCCTTCTCTGGCCCGCCGCCCGGCGGCGTTTGGGGATCGTCACGCCGCTAATTGCCCTGTTGGCGCTGGTCCTGGTGCCGGTCACCGCCGCTGCCGGCGCGTGGCTCCTGGACCGCATTGATCCCACCCCGCGGATCAATGCCCATATGCAGCTTGCCGGGACGCTCCTGCCGTGGGTGGTAGGCGTATTCCTCGTGGCCCTGGCCCAGTGGCTGTGGTTCCGCTACGGCACCACACAGGCAGAAGGGATGCGGCGGCGAATGGGCACCGCCGGGTCCCGCATCGCGGGGATTGTCGCCGTCGTGGTCGCCCTGGTGCTCTGCGGCGGTGCCGTAGCTACCGTGGCGGTCATCGGGGAATCAGGGTCCAGGGCGGTATGGGAAGGATCCTTCCGGACCGGGGCTGAGGACTGA
- a CDS encoding HPr family phosphocarrier protein, giving the protein MSERTATVASRVGLHARPAAIFAEAAGEFDLDITIAREGEPADEAMDAASILSLMSLGASHGDVVVLRADGDGADAALERLVQILETDHDAE; this is encoded by the coding sequence ATGTCCGAACGTACCGCAACCGTCGCCAGCCGCGTAGGCCTGCACGCCCGCCCCGCCGCCATCTTCGCTGAGGCAGCAGGCGAGTTTGACCTCGACATCACCATTGCCCGCGAAGGGGAGCCTGCCGACGAGGCCATGGACGCGGCCAGCATCCTTTCCCTCATGAGCCTTGGCGCATCGCACGGCGACGTTGTGGTGCTGCGGGCCGATGGTGATGGCGCCGACGCCGCCCTCGAGCGCCTGGTCCAGATCCTGGAAACGGATCACGACGCCGAGTAG
- a CDS encoding GNAT family N-acetyltransferase, translated as MSFTFRCLDAAADAPLLHSWVTRPYASFWGMLNASVEDVVEEYSKIQSSGHHHALLGIDDGVPAFLMEEYLPVSSPLNSVYAVQPGDIGMHLLVAPPQGMPRPGFTADVMESVLDRLFQKPGVERVVVEPDARNTNIHVLNARLGFEPAGEVTLPDKQALLSFCTRESFHSARAARSLTPKRQSTQEASL; from the coding sequence ATGAGCTTCACCTTCCGCTGCCTTGACGCAGCCGCCGACGCACCGCTCCTCCACAGCTGGGTCACCCGCCCGTACGCCTCCTTCTGGGGGATGCTGAACGCGTCAGTCGAGGACGTGGTGGAGGAGTATTCGAAGATCCAGTCCAGCGGACACCACCACGCGCTGCTGGGGATCGACGACGGCGTCCCGGCCTTCCTGATGGAGGAGTACCTGCCGGTATCGTCGCCGCTCAACAGCGTCTACGCTGTCCAGCCGGGCGATATCGGCATGCACCTGCTGGTCGCCCCGCCGCAGGGAATGCCGCGTCCGGGGTTCACTGCCGACGTCATGGAGTCGGTCCTGGACCGGCTCTTCCAAAAACCCGGCGTGGAACGCGTGGTGGTGGAACCCGACGCCCGCAACACGAACATCCACGTCCTCAACGCCCGGCTGGGCTTTGAGCCTGCCGGCGAGGTGACCCTTCCGGACAAGCAGGCCCTCCTGAGCTTTTGTACGCGTGAGTCATTCCACTCGGCCCGCGCTGCCCGTTCCCTAACCCCGAAACGCCAATCAACGCAGGAAGCATCACTGTGA
- a CDS encoding DUF7218 family protein yields MPGKKNPSLKSPKLYEELRDEGASKQKAARVSNAAAKKGRSEVGRKGGKSGNYEDWTVDQLKGKAKEIGLKGYSGKKKSELISALRNS; encoded by the coding sequence ATGCCAGGGAAGAAGAACCCCAGCCTGAAAAGTCCAAAACTCTACGAAGAGCTCCGCGACGAGGGGGCCTCGAAGCAGAAGGCGGCCCGCGTCTCCAACGCGGCAGCCAAGAAGGGACGCTCGGAGGTGGGCCGCAAGGGCGGCAAGTCCGGGAACTATGAGGACTGGACCGTGGACCAGCTCAAGGGCAAAGCCAAGGAAATCGGCCTCAAGGGGTACTCAGGCAAGAAAAAGAGCGAACTCATCTCCGCGCTCAGGAATTCCTAA
- a CDS encoding FUSC family protein: MQSVVHHLRQLHSLGPANNDHLSAWRVAISVAVPSLVLLLAGRPELTIYAVFGALTGMYGRSEPHQLRLKHQLQAALVLLSGVTVGVFLSVNGLHSWWLVGIEALLAGAGSVYSDKVHLRPNGPFFGILALGACASVPTAVPWYVALLIAAASAAFSLLVGFGGWVRGRAWRRGAARPSARLRGALRRRTALDAARYVLAVGAAGAIGVLTGSGHPHWAMAAAAVPLAGADLPSSVHRGIHRIMGTFLGLVLVAVVLLPGPWAPLHFFPGAEAAVLALLVIVFQFGTELFMTRHYGLAMVWFTPVILLMTQLAAPADPQVLIVERAVETVVGAGTGILVVLLIRSRRNRRPAPAAGAAARP; the protein is encoded by the coding sequence GTGCAGTCTGTAGTGCACCACCTGCGGCAGCTCCACAGCCTGGGCCCCGCCAACAACGACCACCTCTCCGCATGGCGTGTGGCCATCAGCGTCGCCGTCCCCTCCCTCGTCCTCTTGCTCGCCGGCCGGCCGGAGCTCACCATTTACGCCGTGTTCGGCGCGCTTACCGGCATGTACGGCCGCTCGGAGCCGCACCAGCTCCGGCTCAAACACCAGCTCCAGGCGGCACTGGTCCTGCTTTCGGGCGTGACCGTGGGCGTGTTCCTTTCGGTCAACGGCCTGCACTCCTGGTGGCTCGTTGGCATCGAAGCCCTTCTGGCCGGCGCAGGTTCCGTCTATTCGGACAAGGTCCATCTCCGGCCCAACGGCCCCTTCTTCGGGATCCTTGCCCTGGGTGCCTGCGCGTCCGTTCCCACCGCCGTACCTTGGTACGTGGCGCTGCTCATCGCTGCCGCGTCCGCCGCCTTCTCCCTGCTCGTGGGATTCGGCGGCTGGGTCCGCGGCAGGGCATGGCGCCGCGGCGCGGCGCGGCCGTCCGCCCGGCTGCGCGGAGCACTGCGCCGCCGGACAGCCCTGGACGCCGCCCGCTACGTGCTGGCCGTCGGGGCCGCCGGCGCCATCGGCGTCCTGACCGGAAGCGGCCACCCGCATTGGGCGATGGCCGCCGCGGCGGTTCCCCTCGCCGGCGCGGACCTGCCCAGCAGCGTCCACCGCGGCATCCACAGGATCATGGGGACGTTCCTCGGGCTGGTGCTGGTCGCCGTCGTACTTCTGCCGGGGCCATGGGCTCCGCTGCACTTTTTCCCGGGGGCGGAGGCTGCGGTGCTGGCGCTGCTGGTGATCGTCTTCCAGTTCGGCACCGAGCTGTTCATGACCCGGCACTACGGGCTGGCGATGGTCTGGTTCACTCCGGTGATCCTGCTGATGACGCAGCTGGCGGCGCCGGCGGACCCGCAGGTGCTCATCGTCGAACGCGCCGTCGAAACCGTGGTGGGGGCCGGCACCGGAATACTCGTGGTGCTGCTTATCCGCTCGCGGCGGAACCGACGCCCGGCTCCTGCGGCCGGCGCGGCGGCCCGGCCGTAA